In Candidatus Berkelbacteria bacterium, the following are encoded in one genomic region:
- a CDS encoding ribosome-binding factor A — MAKNKLEQVNQSYKKALGAVLLREFPDIVELSVSYVLIDPSYQHGRVWLKTTPEILTKVENKRHEIQTAMKRYVKTRYTPKLAFLIETGEVEKIDELFSKLDNKQ; from the coding sequence ATGGCCAAAAACAAGTTAGAGCAAGTCAATCAATCCTATAAAAAAGCGCTTGGCGCAGTCCTACTTAGGGAGTTTCCGGATATAGTTGAGCTCTCAGTCAGTTATGTCTTGATTGACCCATCTTATCAACACGGACGCGTTTGGCTTAAAACTACTCCAGAAATTTTAACCAAAGTCGAGAACAAGCGTCACGAGATCCAGACAGCTATGAAAAGATACGTCAAAACCCGCTACACGCCCAAATTAGCTTTTCTAATTGAAACCGGGGAAGTAGAGAAAATCGACGAGCTATTTAGCAAGCTGGATAACAAACAATGA
- the pheS gene encoding phenylalanine--tRNA ligase subunit alpha: MTGHLHPLTTTAELVVGYFKPLGFEIVLGPEAESEEYNFDKLRVFADHPARDEHDTFYLLDGRVLRTHTSNMQLRAMESRKPPVRLLSIGRCYRNEATDSGHNTTFHQVEALVIGEDITFQHLIGTLKEMMKHLIGESLEFRIRPGYFPFVEPGIELDFRKKGGQWQEILGAGMVHPEVLGNMKIDPKKYTGFAFGMGLERLLGVMTGIDDVRLPLSGDYRLLTQF; the protein is encoded by the coding sequence ATGACTGGGCACCTTCATCCACTTACCACTACTGCCGAGCTCGTCGTTGGGTACTTCAAGCCGCTTGGTTTCGAGATCGTTTTAGGGCCGGAAGCTGAGAGTGAAGAGTATAACTTCGACAAGCTGCGCGTGTTTGCCGATCACCCGGCTCGGGATGAGCACGACACTTTTTACTTACTGGATGGACGAGTGCTAAGAACTCATACCTCAAATATGCAGCTGCGGGCGATGGAAAGCCGAAAGCCCCCAGTTCGTTTGCTTTCTATAGGCCGTTGTTATCGCAACGAGGCGACTGATTCAGGTCATAACACAACATTCCACCAAGTAGAGGCGCTGGTCATAGGTGAGGATATTACCTTCCAGCACCTAATCGGTACTTTGAAGGAGATGATGAAGCACTTGATCGGTGAGTCGCTGGAATTTCGCATCCGCCCTGGCTATTTCCCATTTGTTGAGCCGGGTATCGAATTAGATTTTCGAAAAAAGGGTGGCCAGTGGCAAGAAATACTTGGCGCAGGGATGGTTCACCCAGAAGTGCTCGGAAACATGAAGATTGACCCGAAGAAATACACCGGCTTTGCCTTTGGGATGGGCCTAGAGCGGCTTTTGGGCGTCATGACTGGTATTGATGACGTCAGATTGCCACTATCAGGCGATTATCGTCTGCTAACCCAATTCTAA